DNA from Sulfurimonas gotlandica GD1:
GCCGAAGATGTTTTGAATCACCCTATAAACATAGAAGTAGCAAGGTTTTTAGGATTTAAAAATATTTTTCCGGCAACTATGCTTGGATTTAGTTCAAGTTCAAAAGTTTTTTCTGTTGATCCAAATGTCATCAAGGTATCAAAAAATGGAACAATGGAAGCTGACTATATTTTAGAGGGAGTAGTTGAAGAGTGTATGGGGATAGTAGATCACTATAAACTTTTTGTAAAAGTTAAACAACATCAGTTTTTTATTAAAATCTTAAAGAGGGATTATGAAGGGTGCTATGCAGATAGGACCAATATAATCCAAATTGGGTTTGATAAAAAAGACATAAGTTTTATATAAAAAAAGGAAGAAAAATGAAGAAAAAATCAACTCAGATAAGCCTCTTAGTGAGTGCTTTAATAATATCAACAAGTCTTTATAGTGCAGATGAAATATCAAAGCGCACATTGAAAACAAACTATCAAGAAGTTTATAATGAAAAACCTGGTTCTGTTGAAAACTTCAGAGACATGTTTTTAGATGGTAAGTTTTACGGACGCCTGCGTTCTAATACTTTTTACTATGCTTGGGAGAAAGAAACTGCAACACAAGACTCTCATTTAATCACTGCTCTTGGTGGCTCAGTTGTATATAAAAGTGCAACATATTCTAACTTTGATTTCACTGCTGGTCTATACTATACACAGGCATTTTTTGATGATAACAGCGACCCTGTTAACCTCTTAAAAGCTGGGAAAGATGTTCTAAGCAGATTTGACAATACTAACACCGGAAGCAAATCAATGGGCGTTCTTGGTCAAGCTTACATTAGCTACAAAGGTATACCTAAAACAGAATTGCTAGTGGGTCGTCAGCTAGTTGAGACTTTTTATACTAAATCAAATGATACAAAAATGATTCCAAATACATTTGATGGTATAGTGATTGAAACAAAAATAATTCCAGATACTACTGTAAAACTAGGATATCTAGCAGAGCAGAAACTTCGTGACCATACCGAATCACACTCTGCTCTAATGTATGGAGATAGTAATTCAACTTCTTCAAACAATCCTGCATGGAGTGAAAATGATGATACTGCAATGCACAAAGGATTTACATACACTCGTCTAAAAGCTGCTGGAGTAGATACTGAGGCACCACTGATTGTAGGAGATTTACATAATAACTCTGTTGAAAATTTAAAAATTGATGTTTCCTTTTATGCTGTACCAGAACTTGTGTCTGAGATGATGGCTGAAGCAAACTATAAAATTAAGATGGGTGATTTTTCTATAGCACCAGGTGTACGTTACATAAAACAGTTTGACAATGGCGGTGGTGATATTGGTGGAGCAACTTATAGTGGCACACTAGCTGGTATAAGTGGACAAAGTGGTGGATATAAAAATGCCAATTCTCTTGATTCCCAGATGCTCGCTGCTCGTTTAGTTGGAAACTATGCTAACTATAAACTAAACTTGGGGTATTCTCAGGTATTTGATGAAGCTGACTTAATTACTCCATGGCGTGGTTTTCCTACTGCTGGATATACACGTTCAATGGCAAGATATAACTGGATGGCCAACACAAAGAGCTATCGTGTAGAAGTAGTACGTAATGCAAATAAAAAAGGTGTTTACACTGATCTGTTTGTACAGATGTCAATACTACACACAGATGCAGATGAGGCTAAAGGATATTTTGATGAAAACTACTACTATGTTGGATTTGCACAAAATATTCCAAGCTTTAAAGACTTACAATGGCGTCTTAGACTTGGTTACAATGATACAAAAAAGGTAGATGCAGACAATCTAGATGGTCGTTTTGAGCTTAACTACCTGTTTTAAAAAAATATAACCTGTGAATAAACCATAAGAAGAGAATATCATGAAAGCAATCTATAAAAGCAATACATTTAACACAACACTGATAGTCTTAGCACTAATACTAATATTTTTTCTTAGTGTTCCTATAATAAAAATATTTATAGGTGTAGGAAGTGAAAAACTACTTGAAACTATAAAAGACGGTGAAGCAATTGATTCTATAATCCTGACAATGAAAGTATCAGCATGGTCTATGATGTTTGTTTTATTTACAGGACTTCCACTAGCTTATGTGATTGCAAGATATGACTTTTATGGAAAAAGTATGGTTGAGGCACTTATAGATATTCCAGTGATGATTCCTCATACTGCTGCCGGAATTGCTCTTCTTACCACTTTTGGAGATAGCGCAATCGGTGACTTTTTTAAACTCTTTGGAATAGAATTTATCGGTACAGAATATGGAATAATGATAGCTATGATGTTTCTATCAGCTCCATTTTTAATAAATAGTGCCAAAGATGGATTTAGAAAAGTAGATGTAAAACTAGAAAAAACAGCTAGAACATTGGGAGCTTCTCCAATAAATGTATTTTTTAGAATAACTATTCCAAATGCAAAAAAAGACATTATAAACGGTGCTTTAATGATGTGGAGCAGAGGTCTTGGCGAGTTTGGTGCAATTGTAATTTTAGTTTATCATCCAATGACAACCCCTGTTTTAATTTTTGACAGGTTTAATAGTTATGGGCTTAGTTACAGTGCACCATTAGCAGCGGTAATTATTGGCTTTAGTATGCTTGTATTTTTGATTGTTAGATTTATTACAAATCGTTTGTAAAATATAAATGCTTAGTTGGTAAATTAAATATTTCTTATTATCTTTACTTTCTAAGTTCATGTATTATTTTCATCTGTCGATTGGCAATATACTGTTTTAAAATGCCTTTATTAATTCCATCTAAATGACATAAAACAACAATCTTAAAACCATCTTTAACTTTTTCAATTTTTTTAACTGTTGCTTCTGTAATAAATGAAGTAGTGATGTCATCAACAGGAAGCATTATATCTATAGATACAAAACTTCCTTCATCTAAACTTCTTTTTCGTTTTAATCTTAACCCAATATATTCTTCATTTATGTCATTTACTACACCTTCACAGTCTGGACCATCTGATAAAATATTGACTTTCATGTTTTCTTCTACTTCAACACGGAATATTTTGCGTTTTAGTGGAGTGTGTTTACTTAGCCTAAAGCGATGAATTTTAACAGTGTTGTTTTTATCGTTAAGACTGTATACAGATGCTTTAACAATACCTAACATTGGAAATTCTAAATAGATATTCTCATTTGGCGCGGTAGCACAAAACTCTTTATTTGATAGCTGAACAGTTGCACTATCTTTATCTACAAAAAGCAATTTATTCTCAACACTGATTGCTAAGCCCTTGTAGTATAGTGTTGTTTTAATCTTTTTCATGCCTTTTAGTCTATCTGTAAATCTTTCTTGATCAGGTAGAGCTTCGTATAATTTCACATTCTCAAAATCAGTACTAACACTGCCTTCTTGCGAAGAATTTATTTCATCAATTAAAGAATTTGCTCGAATCTGAACACTATTTACAGTCTCACTAAGGTCAAAAGCCGTAATAGATATAGTTTTTCTATGAGGTGATTTACTCAATTCAATATGAAGTGAACTACACCAGTTGTAACTATCCTGTTCATTCTCATATACTATCAATACACCAAAGCGACTTCCTTCAAGACGAGCGACAATCATATTTTTATCAGTATTAGAGATTAGATCTTTAGCTACATTTACTATTGCCTTATCACCAGCATCCATTCCCTGAGTATTATTTATTTCTTTTAGCTGTGGTATATCTACAATTACTAAAGCAAGTTGCGTGTTATCTTGCAAGGCCTTTCTTTGTGCTTCACCCATTAAATGAATAAATTTAACATAGTTGTAAAGTCCTGTCAATTCATCATGTTCAAGTTTTTCTCTTATAAGTGCTTCATTCGCAACATGAGAGGAGATACTATTAAAACTAATTATATATTTTGTAGGCTCACTCTCAGGAAGAGTAGTTATACGTCCACTATATGTAAAGACATCAGCCATTTTATTATTAAAGATATTGGTAGTAAAAGGTTTATTTGACTCATAGACACTGCTCAACCATTCATTTATATTTTCTAGATCAAATTTTATTTTTGAAGAACTATCTACATCTTTCATAAAACTAAATGTACTAGAGAAATTTTTATTAAATTCTTTTATATCATTAACACCTATAGCCTCAAAAAATGGTTGATTTGCTAAAATTATATGCCCATTTTGAACAATAATTATTTTTGTATTTATAAAGTTTATTATTTTTAATATTTGACTGAATTTCTTTTGTTGAACAATTGATTTTTGAATAGCTTGTTGTTTCTTTTCATAAAAAGTTGTAAAAATTTCCAATACGCCAGAGAGATTTGCATCAAAAAGAATCGCTATTTCATCCATCATCTCCATAGCATTATCTTTGATTAGCTTATCTCTAAATATATAAGTGACAAGAGTTCTACGCAGTCCCATACAAATGTCAAATACATCTTTTGGTGTAATATTTTTTTCTAACAAAAAGTTGACCAATTTACTCATTATCGGACAATTACCGGCTTCCTTCTCTTCGCGAACAACAGCTATAAAGTACTCTATTATTGGCACACCATATCCATCTCTAAACTTAACACCAGCAATTTTATAATTTTTAAAAATTGATTTAACAGTAGGAATCTCAATCCATTCAGACCCAAGTTTTACTCGATTTATTTCAAGTTGATCAATGATATTTAAAAGATTAGGGGCTAGTTCTTGTAGTTTAGACATAGCTTCTCCTGACATAATTTTGATTATTATATCACAAAAACTATAGAAGTTTTAAACCTCAAGAGGAGGTTTAAAAATAAGGATTAAAGTCTTGCGTAATTTACACTTAAACAAGCTTCTAAAGAAGCCAATGCATTAAGAGTTGCTTCATTAACTGCATTATCAACTAAGATTACAGCTAAAGCTTCTGCATCTTTGTTTCTAGCTAATGAAAAATCAGAGATATTAACATTGTTTCTTGCAAGGGTAGAGCCTATGCT
Protein-coding regions in this window:
- a CDS encoding OprD family outer membrane porin codes for the protein MKKKSTQISLLVSALIISTSLYSADEISKRTLKTNYQEVYNEKPGSVENFRDMFLDGKFYGRLRSNTFYYAWEKETATQDSHLITALGGSVVYKSATYSNFDFTAGLYYTQAFFDDNSDPVNLLKAGKDVLSRFDNTNTGSKSMGVLGQAYISYKGIPKTELLVGRQLVETFYTKSNDTKMIPNTFDGIVIETKIIPDTTVKLGYLAEQKLRDHTESHSALMYGDSNSTSSNNPAWSENDDTAMHKGFTYTRLKAAGVDTEAPLIVGDLHNNSVENLKIDVSFYAVPELVSEMMAEANYKIKMGDFSIAPGVRYIKQFDNGGGDIGGATYSGTLAGISGQSGGYKNANSLDSQMLAARLVGNYANYKLNLGYSQVFDEADLITPWRGFPTAGYTRSMARYNWMANTKSYRVEVVRNANKKGVYTDLFVQMSILHTDADEAKGYFDENYYYVGFAQNIPSFKDLQWRLRLGYNDTKKVDADNLDGRFELNYLF
- a CDS encoding ABC transporter permease; this translates as MKAIYKSNTFNTTLIVLALILIFFLSVPIIKIFIGVGSEKLLETIKDGEAIDSIILTMKVSAWSMMFVLFTGLPLAYVIARYDFYGKSMVEALIDIPVMIPHTAAGIALLTTFGDSAIGDFFKLFGIEFIGTEYGIMIAMMFLSAPFLINSAKDGFRKVDVKLEKTARTLGASPINVFFRITIPNAKKDIINGALMMWSRGLGEFGAIVILVYHPMTTPVLIFDRFNSYGLSYSAPLAAVIIGFSMLVFLIVRFITNRL
- a CDS encoding GGDEF domain-containing protein — translated: MSKLQELAPNLLNIIDQLEINRVKLGSEWIEIPTVKSIFKNYKIAGVKFRDGYGVPIIEYFIAVVREEKEAGNCPIMSKLVNFLLEKNITPKDVFDICMGLRRTLVTYIFRDKLIKDNAMEMMDEIAILFDANLSGVLEIFTTFYEKKQQAIQKSIVQQKKFSQILKIINFINTKIIIVQNGHIILANQPFFEAIGVNDIKEFNKNFSSTFSFMKDVDSSSKIKFDLENINEWLSSVYESNKPFTTNIFNNKMADVFTYSGRITTLPESEPTKYIISFNSISSHVANEALIREKLEHDELTGLYNYVKFIHLMGEAQRKALQDNTQLALVIVDIPQLKEINNTQGMDAGDKAIVNVAKDLISNTDKNMIVARLEGSRFGVLIVYENEQDSYNWCSSLHIELSKSPHRKTISITAFDLSETVNSVQIRANSLIDEINSSQEGSVSTDFENVKLYEALPDQERFTDRLKGMKKIKTTLYYKGLAISVENKLLFVDKDSATVQLSNKEFCATAPNENIYLEFPMLGIVKASVYSLNDKNNTVKIHRFRLSKHTPLKRKIFRVEVEENMKVNILSDGPDCEGVVNDINEEYIGLRLKRKRSLDEGSFVSIDIMLPVDDITTSFITEATVKKIEKVKDGFKIVVLCHLDGINKGILKQYIANRQMKIIHELRK